One Streptomyces sp. NBC_00223 genomic window carries:
- the whiA gene encoding DNA-binding protein WhiA, which yields MAMTAAVKDEISRLPVTRTCCRKAEVSSILRFAGGLHLVSGRIVIEAELDTGIAARRLRKDILEIFGHSSDLVVMAPGGLRRGSRYVVRVVAGGDQLARQTGLVDGRGRPIRGLPPQVVSGATCDAEAAWRGAFLAHGSLTEPGRSSSLEVTCPGPEAALALVGAARRLQIPAKAREVRNVDRVVVRDGDAIGALLTRLGAHDSVLAWEERRMRREVRATANRLANFDDANLRRSARAAVAAGARVQRALEILGDEVPEHLAAAGRLRMDHKQASLEELGSLAEPPLTKDAVAGRIRRLLAMADKRASDLGLPGTEANLTDEMVG from the coding sequence ATGGCGATGACGGCAGCGGTGAAGGATGAAATCTCCCGGCTCCCCGTCACCCGGACCTGCTGCCGGAAGGCGGAGGTCTCGTCGATCCTGCGGTTCGCGGGCGGTCTGCACCTGGTGAGCGGGCGGATCGTGATCGAGGCGGAGCTGGACACCGGGATCGCGGCGCGCCGGCTGCGCAAGGACATCCTGGAGATCTTCGGCCACTCCTCCGATCTGGTGGTGATGGCCCCGGGCGGACTGCGCCGCGGCAGCCGCTATGTCGTACGGGTGGTGGCCGGCGGTGATCAGCTCGCCCGGCAGACCGGTCTGGTCGACGGCCGCGGCCGGCCAATCCGAGGGCTGCCGCCGCAGGTCGTCTCCGGCGCCACCTGTGACGCCGAGGCGGCCTGGCGCGGGGCGTTCCTCGCCCACGGCTCGCTCACCGAGCCCGGCCGCTCCTCCTCCCTGGAGGTGACCTGCCCGGGCCCGGAGGCGGCATTGGCCCTGGTCGGCGCGGCCCGCAGACTGCAGATCCCGGCGAAGGCGCGCGAGGTGCGCAATGTGGACCGGGTGGTCGTACGGGACGGTGACGCGATCGGCGCGCTGTTGACGCGGCTCGGGGCGCACGACTCGGTGCTGGCCTGGGAGGAGCGCCGGATGCGGCGCGAGGTGCGGGCCACGGCGAACCGGCTCGCGAACTTCGACGACGCGAACCTGCGCAGGTCGGCTCGCGCCGCGGTCGCCGCGGGGGCGCGCGTGCAGCGCGCGCTGGAGATTCTCGGGGACGAGGTGCCCGAGCACCTGGCCGCCGCCGGACGGCTGCGGATGGACCACAAGCAGGCGTCGCTGGAGGAGTTGGGGTCGCTCGCCGAGCCGCCGCTGACGAAGGACGCGGTGGCGGGGCGGATCAGGCGGCTGCTGGCGATGGCCGACAAGCGGGCGTCGGATCTCGGGTTGCCCGGCACGGAGGCGAACCTCACCGACGAGATGGTCGGCTGA
- a CDS encoding gluconeogenesis factor YvcK family protein, with translation MRTGRRRRAGRLTAAGRRTGVPPKVVALGGGHGLSASLAALRRITGDLTAVVTVADDGGSSGRLRTEMGVLPPGDLRKALAALCGDDEWGQTWSRVLQHRFVSGGDLHGHAVGNLLIVALWEQLNDEVAALEWVGRLLGAHGRVLPMSAVPLDLHAVVRGHDPADPAAISTVRGQANVALTPGDVQEVQLVPADPPAVPEAVRAVLDADWVVLGPGSWFSSVIPHLLVPELADALMTTRARRVLTLNLAPQPGETEGFSPQRHLEVLGRHAPKLTIDVVLADEAAVPDRDSLIEAAERLGGTVELAPVAAPDGPRHDPELLAAAYDRIFRMRGRIGPWR, from the coding sequence ATCAGGACGGGTCGGCGCCGCCGGGCCGGCCGTCTGACGGCCGCCGGTCGTCGTACCGGGGTGCCGCCGAAGGTGGTCGCCCTCGGCGGAGGCCACGGCCTGTCCGCCTCCCTGGCCGCGCTGCGCCGGATCACCGGGGATCTGACCGCCGTGGTCACCGTCGCCGACGACGGCGGCTCCAGCGGCCGGCTGCGCACCGAGATGGGGGTGCTGCCGCCCGGCGACCTGCGCAAGGCGCTGGCCGCGCTGTGCGGCGACGACGAGTGGGGCCAGACCTGGTCCCGGGTGCTCCAGCACCGCTTCGTCAGCGGCGGCGATCTGCACGGCCACGCGGTCGGCAATCTGCTGATCGTCGCCCTGTGGGAGCAGCTCAACGACGAGGTGGCCGCCCTGGAGTGGGTGGGCCGGCTGCTCGGCGCGCACGGCCGGGTGCTGCCGATGTCGGCGGTCCCGCTCGATCTGCACGCCGTCGTCCGCGGCCACGACCCGGCCGACCCCGCGGCGATCTCGACCGTACGCGGCCAGGCCAATGTGGCGCTGACCCCCGGCGACGTGCAGGAGGTCCAGCTGGTGCCCGCCGACCCGCCGGCCGTCCCCGAGGCCGTACGGGCGGTGCTCGACGCGGACTGGGTGGTGCTCGGCCCCGGGTCCTGGTTCTCCTCGGTCATCCCGCATCTGCTGGTGCCGGAGCTGGCCGACGCGTTGATGACCACCAGAGCCCGCCGGGTGCTCACCTTGAACCTCGCGCCGCAACCGGGAGAAACCGAAGGATTTTCTCCGCAGCGTCACTTGGAGGTTTTGGGGCGACACGCCCCTAAACTCACCATCGACGTGGTTCTCGCCGACGAGGCCGCCGTACCCGACCGTGACAGCCTCATCGAGGCGGCCGAACGCCTGGGGGGTACGGTCGAGCTGGCCCCGGTCGCCGCCCCCGACGGGCCGCGGCACGACCCGGAGCTGTTGGCCGCCGCGTATGACCGGATTTTTCGTATGCGTGGAAGGATCGGCCCATGGCGATGA
- the rapZ gene encoding RNase adapter RapZ produces MSEQDERDGTHVTSGGAGEALEAIPELVIISGMSGAGRSTAAKCLEDLGWFVVDNLPPALIPTMVDLGARSQGNVARIAVVVDVRGRQFFDNLRESLADLATKSVKRRVIFLEASDDVLVRRFESVRRPHPLQGSGRIVDGIAAERDLLRELRGDADLVVDTSSLNVHELRAKLDAQFAGDEEQELRATVMSFGFKYGLPVDADLVVDCRFLPNPHWVPELRPFTGLNDEVATYVFNQPGAKEFLDRYAELLHIIAAGYRREGKRYVTIAVGCTGGKHRSVAMSERLAARLASDGVETVTVHRDMGRE; encoded by the coding sequence TCCGGCATGTCCGGAGCGGGCCGCAGCACAGCGGCGAAATGCCTGGAGGACCTCGGCTGGTTCGTCGTGGACAACCTGCCGCCGGCCCTCATCCCGACCATGGTCGACCTCGGCGCCCGCTCCCAGGGCAATGTCGCGCGGATCGCCGTGGTCGTGGACGTACGCGGTCGGCAGTTCTTCGACAATCTGCGCGAGTCGCTGGCCGACCTGGCCACCAAGAGCGTCAAGCGCCGCGTCATCTTCCTGGAGGCCTCGGACGACGTGCTGGTGCGCCGCTTCGAGTCCGTACGCCGCCCGCACCCGCTCCAGGGCTCGGGCCGGATCGTCGACGGCATCGCGGCCGAGCGCGATCTGCTGCGCGAGCTGCGCGGCGACGCCGACCTGGTCGTCGACACCTCCAGCCTCAACGTGCACGAACTGCGGGCCAAACTCGACGCCCAGTTCGCCGGGGACGAGGAGCAGGAACTCCGGGCCACCGTCATGTCGTTCGGATTCAAGTACGGGCTTCCCGTCGACGCCGACCTGGTGGTGGACTGCCGCTTCCTGCCCAACCCGCACTGGGTGCCGGAGCTGCGCCCCTTCACCGGGCTCAACGACGAGGTGGCCACGTATGTGTTCAACCAGCCCGGCGCCAAGGAGTTCCTCGACCGGTACGCCGAGCTGCTGCACATCATCGCGGCGGGCTACCGGCGCGAGGGCAAGCGGTACGTGACCATCGCCGTCGGCTGCACCGGCGGCAAACACCGCAGCGTGGCGATGTCGGAACGGCTCGCGGCGCGGCTGGCGTCGGACGGAGTGGAGACGGTGACGGTGCACAGGGACATGGGGCGCGAGTGA